The DNA window AACTTATACTGCAATACATCAAGTATTTTATGTGCATACCTTCTTATACAAACAAACTCTGCAATGACACCATTGACAACATTATCTTACTGATAACTTACATCACGcctttctttataattttattactcatcTTTATCAATAAACACTTCTCACACAATAACTGTTATTCAACCTTCAGTCCTTCACTCGTACTTTATTTCGTTCTTATCTTACTACCCTCAATATGACCGACAATAGTTTAGCAGTACTTAGGTACtcaattacaattaatataatattattatgtgaaacAAATTCATTGTTATGAGTGCTTGTTTGATTTGTGACCTCATTTGTAGCAGGAAAAGGAATTAAATTGATGATAACGCTCGCTTCGGCGGCCATGTTGTTTGTCACATTAAACGTTCGTTCTGACTGTACCAGGACCACAGATGCGTAGGGCGTGTCATGAAAAAATGCCAGATTCCATTCCGCACATATTATATTCTGATTTCGTAATGAGATCTAATTTATGAAACGATTGTGTAATgtgatgtaggtactaaatatctacatacatttcAAGTCCTTAAGATTATCCCGATAGCTACAAACTAGATTGAGATTTACTCGGAAGTGAATACCTTATTAGCTAAGTTATTATCTATACAAAACAACAGAGTAAATTCTCACGGATATAAGGATAAAATGGGTAAGGATAATCAACACTCAACATGTGTATATACAAAATCATGTGTTCCTTAGATAAAAACTTTGTTATAGAGGAAACTGAACTATATAAACGACTAGTGCCTAAAGGgctaatacaaatatttacccCAATTAGActaaacaatatacataataacaaaacaaacagcgCATTCTTGTAAATAATTAGAATAACGATAATGCTTTTAATCAATGGCTCACTTAGATAATTACAATAACCGAGTCAGATAAATAGCAAGCCAAAACACAGTCCCGCCGCTAGAGTTTATTTGATAGTGGACATTGTACCTGTAAGTAACCGTAGCTCATTATTTTTAGCCGCGACTTGCATCCGCGTCCGTTATAACTACACGTAAATGTTTATGTTCCAACTAACACGCGTTACAGTTTCGAAATCTTCTGAGAACATTCACATGCTGTAGTGTGCAACATGTTGCTTTCAATCGATTTTAATCGTCCCGTGCTgcgtttgttttattgttactacATGTATCTTGTCTGTTGGTGGATGCAATTCCTCAATTTAACATAAAGGAAACGTTAATAAACATGcagaaaattgttgtttttaaaggttatttcaatataaaacatttaatgtttaaattctATAGCCGCTCCTGAAGCTGCTTcatattcttatttaaaaaaatggtaaatgTAGTATTGTAGTTCTAtagcaataattattattccacTAGGGTGAAGAATCCGTCGGTTCGATCAACACAATGTCGATATGCAAGTCAGAACTTCTGTTCTCCCCCGTAAAAGAGGGTGTGCATGGTGTCCACTTCAGCGTCGACAGTTTGGACTGCGAACTGCCCTCTGAGCAGGATCTTATACTCACCTGCCAAGCCAACAAGGACAACTACACCATCGCCTTTGAGGGCAGTCTCACCACATACTCTGAGGACAGTGAGTGCGTTGAACCGGCCGTCAATCAAAAACATGGTAAGCAACACCGAATCCCTTCCTAGAACTACTGATGCATACCATTATAATGATATAATGTTTACTATGACGATAATTTGCACACCTGAACTGAATCATTGGTGTGTAATTACTCACAATAACTTGCCAGCTCATACAGTTATCTGTTTTCAGACAAATTGGGCGAGGAAGAAACCTTAATTTTAGATAACGATGAAAGAACGCGCAGGAATTTAGAATTATTAGAGAGATGTAAGAAATTAACTAATAAGCTAACGACGTCTATGGCTAGAAGCGATTTAGGATTAACTACATGGAGTAAGCTTAAGAAACAAACAAGTCAGTCACCCTTAAGgaggtaattaatattattacaataaatagtataattactatattttgttatttattcgaTATTTAATGATGAATTTAATTTTAGGCATCCCTCTGGAAATAACAATGAAGGTTCAAATGAAGCGACTGATGTAACAGACGACAACATGAGCAATTCAGTCATCAAAAGCCAAAGTTTGCCAAATCTGTATAGGCGAAAACTTATGAATAGTTCCATAAATTCAGCTGCTCTGAGTAATTCAACGGTATGTACCCGGTGTCATTGCCAAGAAATTTAGTGGCATCTAATTTCTCGCGTATTTATATTGTGCTAACGATATGTTTTATTCGCAGGTCGATTCTTTCACCGTTAATCAAAGACTAATGGGTACTCCAATGTGCATGAAAGTGTACGATGTCTCACAACACCGGTCACAAGGAAGCCAACATTCAGAACCTATGAGCACATCTTCAACTGATAACCAAACTTCTTCAGATAAAAGTCaaccaaaacaaacatttagtttagtaaagttatttatgaaacaaaagaGCATGAGCAACGATGGAATCGTAAGCATGGATCAGATGGATAGATCAGAGTGCTGGCCGTCGAGCTCAGGAGGAGAAAGTGGAGAATCAATGGGCGAGCAAAAATTAGTCGACTCCAAAACTGCAATTTCTGAGCGCCCTCAAATTGATTTACCGAGTACTGCTGTAGAAGAAGTTTCATCAGTGGTCTATGAAGAGATACAGACAGTAAATCCTTACAATAACAGAGTATACGATGAAGTTTTAATTGAAGAAGAAGAAACGGGTGATGGATCCAAATTGAGTGACAGTGAGAGTAATCTTTATGCTACAGTTAACAAACCACATATTAAGagaactaatttaaatattatgaatagtCCGTCTAGAATGAGAACTAATAGAAAATCAtgttcttcccaatcttcaGCCACTAGTGTAAGCATTTCAAGCTGCTCTGAGTCTGACGGTACGCAAATAACTAAAATGAATAGGCTGTTACAACGTGAGCCTTGCGATCACAAATCGACGTCAACTCACCTTGAAACCGATACCATAGATAAGAGTATACAAACATCCAGCATGCAATTATCTAACATGtctcaaaaagaaatattcaaggtcGTTGAACCTtcatttttagaaaaattaaaagaagGTGATTGCGAAAAGCCTGTTTTCGTTTTATATCCCAGCTATACTTTGCCAGACATTAGCTTCCTGAACGGAAgaccaaacatttatttaaatccttTAAAAGTAAACATATCTCCCAGATCGAGTGAAAGCAAGAAAAACAGACTGCAAGTCAAAGGTAAACGACCGTTCTCATGCAATGATCTTGAAATGTTAAAGAAAAAGGGACTCGGTCATATAAAAGACTGGGATTCACTAAACTTTTTACTTCCAACGGAATGTAAACAATTGCTCTCTGAAGTTCCTGAACTTATGCAGCACATGAAAGAAAAAGAAGGTACGCAAAAATGCGGAGACAAATATTGCAGTGCTTCACCAGCATCGAGATCTAAAAACCGACCAACAAGTTGTGATTGTAACAACTTAGTGGGCAACACTACAACAGTATCTTCGAGCTCGAGTACAGCTACTCAGCCATCTTCGGGATATCGTGGTTCATCCACAATGCTCACCGACTCTTCGGCTCAAAACAGTCCTGCTCCAGCTGGGAATTTCAATCCATTGTTTGTGTATCGTTACGATAGCGCAACAAGCTCAGAAGCAAGTGGTGTTAACAACGAGGGTCAGAGAATAAATCCCAATATTCCAAAAAGATCACTCTCATTGGCAGATCAAACTCGTATTCCCAAACAAGGTGAATTAGCGCCACCAAGGCCACCATTGCCAAAAAGCATATTACGTAAGTCAATGGATAAGACACGGAAGTCTAGCACACATACTAAACGATACAGTATGTTCGAAATGGATGATCTTATACAAGATCCAGTTGTATGCATGACAGCAGCAACGGAACACAAAACTAAGAGAAGATCGTTGCAAGAACCTTACTATCTCCAGAATCAAACTATGGATTATAGGAAGAACAACGATATTGCTGCGAAAAGATTATCACAACAATTCCTCGATGCTGCAGAGAAAGACGCAGATTACAACGAATATTATCCAGATGAAGGTGTTGGAACGGAAAGTAGCCTTGAATCTGGAAAATCGAATGAATTAAAGTTTCATAGGCCACACACTCCACCATTGCCTAAGCCAAGAACAAAGCAGATGGAATATACTGAATTTCCACCTCCTGGTGCACTCATCAGTAGTGCAGATTTACAACAACTTGAGGAGTTCTTGAAACACAGTGGATTTAACTGTCTAAACATGGATGAGTGGGATCAGAATCAAGTTCAAAAGGTAAGGAACCAGGTGTCCAAATTTCTGCAGATGAAGCGATCTCAGGAGGAGAACCAAAGGTCCACGGAATCAAGTGGCAGTAGTTGTAATAGTAAGAAATCAGTGAGTTTTGCGCAGAAGTCTGAGGTCACGAAGGCCGAAAGCCAACAGTCTCAATTAAAACCTATGGAAGATGTAAAGGGGGTCAGTCTAACCACGCCACCTAACTCTCCAAATATTTCCGCTGTGATAGCGCAGAGGCTTTATCAGGTAACGTTTCATTTGCTAATGCTAGTTCTGCTCACCCGCGTCATTGCCCGTTAATTTCTGTGAGTACCTTCGGTTCTTACTTTGCTCTTATTTTTCCGTTTATCTTCCGTTCTCAGTGtctttttgattatttttcagCATTATTACCTGCTTGTACGGATGTGCTATTATTTTAtgctgtattattttattttgcacaaatattttacttagcaAGTTGAACACGTTACCTGCGCTTGCTACTCATTAATCACTCTGCCATTAATCTAAATGTGTTATCAATGTGTTTCTTGCATGCCAAATATTGgataagattaaataatttcagGGAAAGAATTTAGCGGAAATTCCTATTTGTGAAGAAGCTGAAGTAAGCCCTGATGAATTTGGAAGTCCCATCCATCATGACGCGAGAGGAAAATACGATGTGATTGACGTATCACAAAAAAGAGGTACGAATTTACTTTAAAGAaagtataattttgttaaacTGCAAATTGCGatcaatttaatgttttttcttttatttcagcTTTAGTTTCAAATGTGACCGATGCTGTGGAAATGCTTATCCAACATTTCTCGTCTGCTACGGATCAAGCCGAGTTAGCTTTCTTAGGAGACTCCAAAGAATCTCCAGCCTGTGCAAAAATCGCCCTAAATGCATTGTGTCCAGCTTTATATGCAATATTTAGGGACGGCCTCAAAGAGAACATCGAAACTTCTTTTGGAGCCGTAAATAATTCCGTTTGGCAAATGGTAGAAGCAACCGCAAGACaaggtaaataaatagcaaCTTCTATGCCCTTTACTCTTCTGCATACCTGTAGACTGAACATTaatgtaaatgtttttgttttaggaCCAATCACAAAATCTCTAAATGAATTGGTACTGCGAATTAACAGCGAAGACGCAGTCACCGAGGGATTGGTCAAATTCAATGCCTTCATCCTTGGTTTGCTCAAGTAAGTTcagtaaattaatgttatgttaactTCATCATATCAAAGTCGttcttatttctatttaaaatgttacGTCTGTTCCAGTGCGCAATCAGTAGACGCTTGGGTGTCATACATCCGAACACGAGAGTCTATACTTGCCAAACACTACAGTCCTGATTCTCTGATCCTTGCTGGATGTGTGGGAGAACCGCGATGCCGTGCTCTTCTGGACACATTACTCGCCAGCCTTGAACCATTAAAACTCTTACCATTCTCCCTGGACCTCATGTTCGAAATGCGTGAGCTGCACAGAAGTTTCAAGAAGATCGAAAGCGACATGCGTGCCGCCAGTCGGGTAAGTTTGGATACTATCATAAAATAACATCTAATATCTAAAAGCCAACACTGAATGCTACTTTCCCATGAAATATACGTAATCAATATTCCGTGTCTTTCGTGTTCTGAAACCACTATCGCATACTATCAAACAGCCGCCTGCCGGAGCAACATCgctttatttgcattttattgtttactgcATGTGCTTAAATCACAGTTCACGGCGTACCAACGCGATATTTTAGCATTTACTTTCGTGCACAGCTTacataaaatgcaaataaacgTTTTGCCGAGCGATCGAAACCGATCGATGACCTTGTCAAGGACTTTAATTTTACTAATCTAACTTTGGATGGCATGATGCATGATGCTAAACAACATTTGGTGTATTTAACAGCCCACTTCGATTAACACTCCACCACTAACCCTGAACCAGCGGAATTTGCTGAAGCTGGTGCGTTCGATGCAGTCGAGCGGTCTCTCCAGCGACGACTGTCAGACCAGTGTCATAATGAGACATAAAGAGCCCAAAAACAAAGAGCCGTCAACACCCGACCTGCTGAATGATTCGGCAAACGTAAAGACCACAGTTGAAAAGAATAGACCACGCTCATGTGTTAATCCGACAACGATCGGTTATGATATTTGTCCGAACAACAGCAGGATAGAGATAGAAAGTAACCGCAGATGGTCCGGGGTGCACTTGGGCTCTAAGTTAATGCAGGCGTTCGATAGGCTCGTGTTCGACGACAGCGACGATTACACTGATAGCCTAGAAAACAATAAGCCTCCCACCGCTAAGCCCTCCAGCAATGAAGTGAAGGTAACTCGGCGGTGCTTTGTGTGGACATTATCTGAATGTTTTGCGCTTAGACAATGTTTTGTTGCGGTCTCCGTTGTTATTAATTTGCCGGCTGTTCTGGTACCTACCTCGCTTACTGcttctaacatttattttgtgtgcTTACTTTTGTTTTATCCTCACGTGTCGTCATGTTCAATGGTTGTGCTGCTGCATTTATGCCGTCATGTTGTACGTAAATTGTCCCTATTGAtgttttcttatattatttactcctacatagtaatttaatatcttttttcttagatttttttccCTCAATTTTGTAAAGAATGATGGTCCCGGAGAGAACTTTGTTACTAGGTGTGCCGATTATAATGGTTCTCGCATATTTTATTTAGCTGGAGTGCAGCGGTGAGGAGCATTGGCGACCAGGATCCGCCAGTAGCGGTGCCAGTGGCAACACCGGCAATGGCAGCGGCAACTCGGGTGGCAAGTTCCGTCGTCTGCAACTCAAGTGGGAAATGCTCAGTAATGCTGAAAGTCCCGTTACGCCCTCAGGTATGTTTCCTTGGTGTCACTATAAAGAATTAGTTCTAAATCAGTTTGATATATACCTTGTAGAAGCATGTTACATTTACAAATATCGACTTTTAAAAAGTTGTTGAAAATCTAATTTTCTCCAGTTGCGAATATATGTTTAAACTATTCTCCCTCATTACCATACACCCTTCGATTTGCTATTCTGTAAGTACTACACAGTAAATAACAGTATTCCAAGGGCAGACACATCGTTTCGCCGGATGTATAAACAATCGTACTTGTTATCGTCTCTCGTAGTTACAGCtactgaattaaataaactaaacgaATTCATTGAATTAAATGTAACGAAATAAAGAGAACACATAAACTGACTAAATAGTTGCAGTaatgtatacaatatacatccGTAGATAAAGTATAGATTGGCCAAACAGCAATGCAAAAACAAGTTTACATCGTTCATGAGAACAAGGAGCAGCTGTGTAAACCTTGTATTGGGGGATGATGTCATGCTTATACGAATGCCTaacttacttacatatttagGTACTACATACCACCATGTTTTTATACCAAAACATGATAgggaaagtacatataaaatatgcaGGTATATTGTCAACCAATAGGCATGATTCCAGGTACCGCTGTTAATATTGTGTTAGGTACACCATGACTAAATacgaataaatataaattttattggtTAATTTCTTGTCCAAACTGCTGGAAACCTAACTGGATgccgtttatttttttaaattagtggTTCAATTAGTTCAGATTAGATTAAAAAACTCTCTATTTTACACCATAAAAGCACaaaggacaaacattcaaaaattgacagtacaatgggcggtcttatcactaAAAAGCGATCTCTTTCAGACAACCTTTGATGGATAGATATGATTGCATTTAACAATGTTATAAAGTGTACTGTTTGTTGATGAATTCAGGAGAGACGTCACCAGCAGCGGCTCGTGGTTCCAAGATCCCCAGGCCTGTGTCGTCGCCCGTACGGCCGGTAGCACCGACGTTGCAGTCACCAGCCAAGACGACCCATCGGTAAActaacacaattatttttaaattccattCCTATATAACCTGGAGGATGaggatggagtttcttgctcgttcttctccattcgaagcaacactttggaacgagcgcctagcttcactgacggacagactgacggacaattcaatttgacgtttcaaaagtgcctaatttaggattaatggaaataaatgaCTTTTGACCTATTGTTACTAGGTTTTTGACTTCTATGAGTGTAAAGTTTCGTTGGAGTTCACATAATTACTACGAATATCCAGTAGATTCTACTGTCGGTTCAGTATTTGGCGAACATTTTGGAAAAAATGCATGCAAGACATTCGTTAGTCTATTCAACCTTTTAAAAGGTTTGAGTGTTTAGAAGcactttaattatttcaaccGACCTTGTCACAATTTCTATTACCAAACAAATCAAAtgttaacacaaaaatattgttgCTAATTGACCAGTCTCCATGCGCAATGACGGACCAATTGTCTAGAACTAAGTATGTGGTCATTGTGCCAATTCCCCCTGGACACAATTGTTACTCTGTGACAAATATGGCATAACGAGAGCTTATAGCTCCATCAACCGGCATTATGTGGCAATGTGTGTTATAACTGGTTGCTATttgagtatattttttgtatttcttttcaaTATTTCAGGATTTTTGAATAATGTAAATAGATGGTCTGTTTTTACACATAAATACTACTCGTATCTGACTACTTTGCATAGAAAAGACGAAACAAATTCAGTCACTTGAAGTTCATACCTGACAACCGTACAAGTTTTTCTAAACTGTCATTcgtttaatgttttatataacattcaaataaataaaaatacaaaaactttCTTTACAGGGGAATTCCAGTGCCTGTGCGCAAAGGGACATCTCCAACGACCACCACACCCAGAGCATCAACTGCACGGGCTGGAACTACCAACAAGAAACCACCACAAGCCGCTAACAGGTAATTACTTAATGTTTAATTCGCAACTAAATATAATTCCATATAATTCACATTATTTTCCTCTTTGTTGTGACTAAAGTGGAAAATTTTACTGAAACCAGTTCGGTATTGTCGCGCCAACTACcatatttatgtaattgttCAGACTAGGTATTTACTggaataaacaatttcaaatttcaaTCGTCATAAAGTGTTATACACTCGGTAACATAGATAAAAAATTGTCtaagaataaaaagtaatacACGAAGAAATACTTCGTCCGcttataaaatgtaggtaatgtcGAAATAgctgctatattttatttttattgagcaCAAAATGATATTTATGCTACACTTACTTCAAGGTTGAATGGGATATCACAGGTGGcgggattatttatttttatcttcctACAGAAACACTGAAAAATTCTTCTTTGTATTATGCTTTTATATAAATTTGAATAGCACCGCAATATATTTAGCTTATAATGCACATCTTCAGAGTAATACCCGAGACGACGGCGAAACGACCCGAGGTGAAGCCGAGAGTACAAAATGTAGCTGTTTGTAATACTACCAATGTTAAAAGAACACCGTATGTACTATCAATGGGAATCAATTATTACTAACATCTTCAACACAGACAGTTTTATGCTAACAGCATGTGCATGTATGTGGGTTCAGGGAAAATTGCACCTTATGATGTGAAACAAATGTCAACCGAGAGCCATGACATGGTTAGGTCAATGCTTTGTCTACGTTATTCAAATTCTCACGAAATCccaaaaataatgttacttttgttattttacttacctatgtattttcttttttggcaTGAATCGaaacatttttacaaataattttctgGAAACTGTGCCAAACAAAAGTCAGTgtccttttatttcaaattgctGCCTAATAGTCATACGCCAAAAAAAACTAGAGCATCGTCAGCTTCTGTCACCAACAGAACTAGACTTCATCTCTACTATGATGCTTTTACGCACAGTCTAGAAGAAATCGAGATATTCATACTTCCAAACATATGAGTAGAATATCGTTGTAATAAGGCTATCATGTGACGTAATTGATGTAATAACAGGACGTCCCGAGTGGACGGCGCGGGTCACGGCGGCGCGGCTCCGAGGCCGTCGTCACTGCCGTACGGCCGCACGCCGCCCCCCGCTGCTCCACGGCGAGCCGCTTCCTCATCAGCAGCGCGAGCTCACCACGCACCTACACAGCAGAAAAACAAGTACGTATTTACTGAACCTCTACATTTTTAATGCCTTCTAATTCTATTGCCAAAATTACCATTGTCAAAAATTACCGTGCTATTTTCTCAACACCTTAAGAATCATGTGTGCATCTGTACATATCCCCCATATTATAcctttatttatgttgttaacCATTTTCTATAGAAATTGTTAATCTAAAAGTTTATGATTGATTTCCAGATACGTGAGAACCCTATGGCATCGGCTACCATCAGACTCCGGGCATCTTGCGTTCAACGAAGGAGAACGTCTCCGACTGATATTGGAGGTAGACGATCAGTACCTGCTGTGTTGTCGAGGTGAACAGAAAGGGCTAGTGCCGCGCGATGCCGTGCTCTTAGAGGATTTCTGATATTGGCAACCATAGCATGACTGGCAGCCATGTTGGCGCCCGTTACGTTTGAATGGCAAACGTTAGATTCGGTGAAAATCGCATTACGTTTATATTTTTCGATGTTTTGAGATCCTTACCATGAATTTACGAATCCATCTCGTTTAAAGTCATTATAGGCATCTAAACAACGAAAAATATGTACGTGAAATGTTCGAGAATATGTGCAATAGGTTCCGGAGTGGTGAATTGTTATGGAACTATACTTTGTTTCGTCTGGAAATGTGTTTGAACTCTTGTGTTGTGTAGTTTGATTCGGTATGTGAAAAAAATGAATGTGATCGTGAACTATGCTGTTCAAAGACTATGTGAATATTCTTGTAATGTAATTCTATGTTTCATACTCTACTCCATTCGATTGGAGCGCTAATTTTATGTcttaatcattatttaaaattatttaatttcgatATTGTTACTCAGCAATATTCATTCTTCGCAGAATCTTaacatcattaaatatctctcaCATTTCTAATTATTGTAGTAAAATCTAGTCTTACGTTTTAAGGCACGACAAGGTCTTGGACtgtatataaatttattttaagtaacacAAATTGTGGGAATATTTACTGGGAATGGCTGAGCGTGATGAAGACTTGATGACGCATTGACAGTAAATATTTATCTCAATAATATGTGATATATAGAATACTATTTACTTTTATGGTAGGAACAAAATCTCATACCTTAAGGGCAAACTCCATTGTATCTTAAAATCATTTGATTCATGACTGCCAAGGGAAACACGCTCCAAAGTACTTCGTTGTTTAGATAAATTACTTAAATGTGAATTTGATGTCTAAAATTACCCTTGATATAAACGATACTTGTATAGTATACTAATTACGACCTATTGGTATTAGTGACTTAACATGGTAGGTATAAGTTTAAAGGAAATTTTATAGTAATTCGGTGACTAAGTATTGTTTGTGAATGTTTCACTAAATTTTATTACGCGGGTACGGTGTATCTGGACTTTACTGACAAACTTTGACAGGGAACTTAGCCACAGATTGTGTAACTTCTGGCTACACTAACTGCATGCGGCCTCATCCGAAACACCTTCCTTAGCGGTCTGTGGTGAACTGTTCATTAACTAGCGGTGTAGGTGGACTAACTGGTGTACATTATTAACTGCATGGCCCTTACCGACACTGCCTTCCCCGAGCCGGCCTACACTCTCAACCAAACCTCaactgacagtttataatacgGTGTTGGTGTATAACTACCTCGTATCTCTAACTGCATGCACCTCTCCACTTCACACGTCCCAATACCAGCACAATATGCTTGTAACTCTGTACGTACCTACCGTACCTGACTATGTACATTACTAGCGATATTAAATCAATTATGATATCGATATTGATATTAAAGATGGATTCGTCATCTCAATGTCTGCTTAACAGTCACgaatattattgtgatataaTGGTCATATCACTGCTATTATGATGCGGAAAGAAACGATATTttggtatgtattgtattttattgctCAAGTTGGAAGCGCAACATTATCGGATGATATGATTGATATTAATATTCGAGACGTAATACtctaatattatacctattataaatttCAGTATTCGTTATTGGTGTATAGTaactgtacataatattaacatataTGGAGTTATTCTTAGTAGTGATTTTAGAGGTCAAAATTTGTAAGAAAACGTTTTGAATGCACGATACAGTTCCTCTCGTAGTCCGTCGTGCTATCGAGTCACAACATTGGTGAACATGTAGTCGATATACTCGTAGTGGGCTAAATTATTGTAATCGCGTGTAACCGAGGAGTGTTTCTCGAGGCAGTCGTGATGTTGACTCTTGCCGACTACGTTCAGTGAACAAGTGTGAGGCTCGTCGCCGCGGTAATCTCATCTCCTAGATGCGGACGTAAGT is part of the Spodoptera frugiperda isolate SF20-4 chromosome 30, AGI-APGP_CSIRO_Sfru_2.0, whole genome shotgun sequence genome and encodes:
- the LOC118269872 gene encoding uncharacterized protein LOC118269872 isoform X9, which codes for MTERGDVNRMLGPPPRLGLKAASPGVAGADEDCNSNTSLTGSQHSHDDIDAHCDNSGYLWFLDYNPIFRDGSCHHTSVLSSVSASYKGISDLTSRFEFTSRYNDIARDLDANLAEADMESFRTEDIHALLMTANLPHDAIIDDRTHDGEESVGSINTMSICKSELLFSPVKEGVHGVHFSVDSLDCELPSEQDLILTCQANKDNYTIAFEGSLTTYSEDSECVEPAVNQKHDKLGEEETLILDNDERTRRNLELLERCKKLTNKLTTSMARSDLGLTTWSKLKKQTSQSPLRRHPSGNNNEGSNEATDVTDDNMSNSVIKSQSLPNLYRRKLMNSSINSAALSNSTVDSFTVNQRLMGTPMCMKVYDVSQHRSQGSQHSEPMSTSSTDNQTSSDKSQPKQTFSLVKLFMKQKSMSNDGIVSMDQMDRSECWPSSSGGESGESMGEQKLVDSKTAISERPQIDLPSTAVEEVSSVVYEEIQTVNPYNNRVYDEVLIEEEETGDGSKLSDSESNLYATVNKPHIKRTNLNIMNSPSRMRTNRKSCSSQSSATSVSISSCSESDGTQITKMNRLLQREPCDHKSTSTHLETDTIDKSIQTSSMQLSNMSQKEIFKVVEPSFLEKLKEGDCEKPVFVLYPSYTLPDISFLNGRPNIYLNPLKVNISPRSSESKKNRLQVKGKRPFSCNDLEMLKKKGLGHIKDWDSLNFLLPTECKQLLSEVPELMQHMKEKEGTQKCGDKYCSASPASRSKNRPTSCDCNNLVGNTTTVSSSSSTATQPSSGYRGSSTMLTDSSAQNSPAPAGNFNPLFVYRYDSATSSEASGVNNEGQRINPNIPKRSLSLADQTRIPKQGELAPPRPPLPKSILRKSMDKTRKSSTHTKRYSMFEMDDLIQDPVVCMTAATEHKTKRRSLQEPYYLQNQTMDYRKNNDIAAKRLSQQFLDAAEKDADYNEYYPDEGVGTESSLESGKSNELKFHRPHTPPLPKPRTKQMEYTEFPPPGALISSADLQQLEEFLKHSGFNCLNMDEWDQNQVQKVRNQVSKFLQMKRSQEENQRSTESSGSSCNSKKSVSFAQKSEVTKAESQQSQLKPMEDVKGVSLTTPPNSPNISAVIAQRLYQGKNLAEIPICEEAEVSPDEFGSPIHHDARGKYDVIDVSQKRALVSNVTDAVEMLIQHFSSATDQAELAFLGDSKESPACAKIALNALCPALYAIFRDGLKENIETSFGAVNNSVWQMVEATARQGPITKSLNELVLRINSEDAVTEGLVKFNAFILGLLNAQSVDAWVSYIRTRESILAKHYSPDSLILAGCVGEPRCRALLDTLLASLEPLKLLPFSLDLMFEMRELHRSFKKIESDMRAASRPTSINTPPLTLNQRNLLKLVRSMQSSGLSSDDCQTSVIMRHKEPKNKEPSTPDLLNDSANVKTTVEKNRPRSCVNPTTIGYDICPNNSRIEIESNRRWSGVHLGSKLMQAFDRLVFDDSDDYTDSLENNKPPTAKPSSNEVKLECSGEEHWRPGSASSGASGNTGNGSGNSGGKFRRLQLKWEMLSNAESPVTPSGETSPAAARGSKIPRPVSSPVRPVAPTLQSPAKTTHRGIPVPVRKGTSPTTTTPRASTARAGTTNKKPPQAANRTSRVDGAGHGGAAPRPSSLPYGRTPPPAAPRRAASSSAARAHHAPTQQKNKYVRTLWHRLPSDSGHLAFNEGERLRLILEVDDQYLLCCRGEQKGLVPRDAVLLEDF